A stretch of Halalkalicoccus subterraneus DNA encodes these proteins:
- a CDS encoding 4a-hydroxytetrahydrobiopterin dehydratase, translating to MAQRLADQECEACTSEDDSLSEDEYAEYLEELDGEVWTVVEDHHLEGAYEFEDFRNALEFTYEIGELAEEEWHHPDLHLSWGEVVVEMWTHKIDGLHTSDFVMAARMDRIYEEYAPE from the coding sequence ATGGCACAGCGACTCGCGGATCAGGAGTGTGAGGCGTGTACCTCTGAGGACGACTCGCTCAGCGAGGACGAATACGCCGAATATCTGGAGGAACTCGACGGCGAGGTCTGGACGGTCGTCGAGGACCACCATTTGGAAGGGGCCTACGAGTTCGAGGACTTTCGGAACGCCCTGGAGTTCACCTACGAGATCGGCGAACTCGCCGAGGAGGAGTGGCACCACCCGGACCTCCACCTCTCGTGGGGCGAAGTGGTGGTCGAGATGTGGACACACAAGATTGACGGCCTCCACACGAGCGATTTCGTGATGGCCGCGCGGATGGACCGGATCTACGAGGAGTACGCGCCGGAATGA
- the mnhG gene encoding monovalent cation/H(+) antiporter subunit G: MTLATLHSVLIVALIVVGCFFLTVGTIGLLRFPNVYNRMHATSKPTTLGTAAIFFAAFVEFGPGNAGLTSLLGIFFLFLTVPTGAHMIARAAQRMGVPFMEGVTWPEPSDDDSEE; encoded by the coding sequence ATGACGCTCGCCACGCTCCACTCCGTCCTGATCGTCGCGCTGATCGTCGTCGGGTGTTTCTTCCTGACGGTCGGAACGATCGGACTGCTCCGATTCCCGAACGTCTACAACCGGATGCACGCCACCAGCAAGCCGACGACGCTCGGCACGGCCGCGATCTTCTTCGCGGCGTTCGTCGAATTCGGACCCGGAAACGCCGGGCTCACGTCACTGCTCGGGATCTTCTTCCTCTTTCTGACCGTGCCGACGGGCGCGCACATGATCGCCCGCGCCGCCCAGCGCATGGGCGTGCCGTTCATGGAGGGCGTGACCTGGCCCGAGCCCTCCGACGACGACTCCGAGGAGTGA
- a CDS encoding monovalent cation/H+ antiporter complex subunit F, with protein MTEGADPAFVTLTVRAGLVVVAALCVLCAYRAIAGPTVPDRVVAIDAIVTNVVAIAVLFALLTGRSLFVTGALVLAIIGFITTVSVAKFVTEGEVIE; from the coding sequence GTGACTGAGGGTGCCGACCCCGCGTTCGTGACCCTCACGGTTCGCGCCGGGCTGGTTGTGGTCGCGGCGCTGTGCGTTCTCTGTGCCTACCGCGCGATCGCCGGGCCGACGGTGCCCGACCGCGTGGTCGCCATCGACGCGATCGTCACCAACGTCGTCGCGATCGCGGTGCTGTTCGCGCTGCTAACCGGGCGTAGCCTCTTCGTTACGGGCGCGCTCGTGCTCGCGATCATCGGCTTCATCACGACCGTCAGCGTCGCGAAGTTCGTCACCGAAGGGGAGGTGATCGAATGA
- a CDS encoding Na+/H+ antiporter subunit E, whose amino-acid sequence MKARTWLVVGVGLGVMFVFARDAQTTPVGVFGQFLTGVVVGLPIAYLFRRLYDDRIALGRLVTAVPYVGLYLITFTREVVVANLDVAYRVLAPGSTIHPEVILIPLRVQGDFGVTTIANTITITPGTVTQDYDEASNALYVHVIDGRDPESVVGTIRRWEDYALLIFDEELDPGSPAPEIVVDGGGSDGD is encoded by the coding sequence ATGAAGGCCCGAACCTGGCTCGTCGTCGGCGTCGGCCTCGGCGTGATGTTCGTATTCGCCCGCGACGCCCAGACGACCCCTGTGGGAGTCTTCGGGCAGTTCCTGACGGGCGTCGTCGTCGGGCTCCCGATCGCCTACCTCTTCCGGCGGCTGTACGACGACCGGATCGCCCTCGGACGGCTGGTGACCGCGGTCCCCTACGTCGGGCTGTACCTGATCACGTTCACTCGGGAGGTCGTGGTCGCCAACCTCGACGTCGCCTACCGCGTGCTCGCGCCGGGCTCGACAATCCACCCCGAGGTCATCCTGATCCCGCTTCGTGTGCAGGGGGACTTCGGGGTCACGACCATCGCGAACACCATCACCATCACGCCCGGGACCGTCACCCAGGACTACGACGAGGCCAGCAACGCGCTGTACGTCCACGTGATCGACGGGCGCGATCCGGAGTCGGTCGTCGGGACGATCCGGCGCTGGGAGGACTACGCGCTGTTGATCTTCGACGAGGAGCTCGATCCGGGCTCGCCGGCTCCGGAGATCGTCGTCGACGGGGGTGGCTCCGATGGTGACTGA
- a CDS encoding complex I subunit 5 family protein, which yields MTDPFVIAPMLVALLSIVATLGTRRRLGVQIVLSLAGVLAYAGTIGAIAWRVALSPGASPATYQLGGWPAPFGITLVADALSAFMLTMAAVVGVGALVFSVSYMPPDEQRVFYHPLFHALLLGVTGAFLTGDLFNLFVWFEVMLMASYAFVAFYGRAEHTRAALRYVSLNLIGSAVMLLAIGGLYAVTGTLNMADMATRLADPAAAGIETDAVVGLSALLFAVFALKGGLVPFQFWVPSAYRAAPLPVTALFAGVTKKVGFYAIVRLYFTVFGAAELSVSIPGVSGESLLAFYGPVLFCMAVASVVVGALGALDADSLEGVFAYSSISQLGFIAIPLAIGAAATTPAIRRFAVLAALVYALNHALAKAALFLAAGTVRDAVGTSRLGDLGGLAGRSPVLAGVVFVCALALVGIPPLSGFFGKLLVFDVAVRAGAVPGLVLLIGGTGLTIAYTTRVWNRAFWGDPSAVVDASSPDPVQLTVLVAFAVALVAVGIGFDPVYRFADAAATAATDRGAYIDAVDLTGGGGA from the coding sequence ATGACCGACCCGTTCGTCATCGCGCCGATGCTCGTCGCGCTGCTCAGCATCGTCGCGACGCTCGGAACCCGCCGTCGGCTGGGCGTCCAGATCGTCCTAAGCCTCGCTGGCGTGCTCGCGTACGCGGGGACGATCGGGGCGATCGCCTGGCGGGTCGCGCTCTCGCCGGGTGCGAGCCCCGCGACCTACCAACTTGGGGGCTGGCCCGCCCCGTTCGGGATCACCCTCGTCGCCGACGCCCTCTCGGCGTTCATGCTCACGATGGCGGCCGTCGTCGGCGTCGGGGCGCTCGTCTTCTCGGTGAGCTACATGCCCCCCGACGAACAGCGCGTGTTCTATCACCCGCTGTTTCACGCCCTACTGCTCGGCGTCACCGGTGCCTTCCTCACGGGCGACCTGTTCAACCTCTTCGTCTGGTTCGAGGTGATGCTGATGGCGAGCTACGCCTTCGTCGCCTTCTACGGCCGGGCCGAACACACCCGCGCCGCGCTCCGGTACGTCTCGCTCAACCTGATCGGCAGCGCGGTCATGTTGCTCGCGATCGGCGGGCTCTATGCGGTCACGGGCACGCTCAACATGGCCGATATGGCGACTCGGCTCGCCGATCCGGCCGCCGCCGGGATCGAAACCGACGCCGTGGTGGGTCTCTCGGCGCTGCTGTTTGCGGTGTTCGCGCTCAAGGGCGGGCTGGTCCCGTTCCAGTTCTGGGTGCCTTCGGCCTACCGCGCTGCCCCCCTGCCCGTGACGGCGCTGTTCGCCGGCGTGACCAAGAAGGTCGGCTTCTACGCGATCGTCCGGCTCTACTTCACGGTCTTCGGGGCCGCCGAGCTCTCGGTTTCGATCCCCGGCGTGAGCGGGGAGTCCCTCCTCGCGTTCTACGGGCCCGTCCTGTTCTGCATGGCGGTAGCGAGCGTCGTCGTCGGCGCGCTCGGCGCGCTCGACGCCGACTCCCTTGAGGGAGTCTTCGCCTACTCCTCGATCAGCCAGCTCGGCTTTATCGCGATCCCGCTGGCGATCGGGGCGGCGGCCACGACGCCCGCGATCCGCCGGTTCGCGGTGCTTGCGGCGCTGGTCTACGCGCTCAACCACGCGCTCGCGAAGGCGGCGCTGTTCCTCGCGGCCGGCACGGTCCGTGACGCCGTCGGAACCAGCCGACTCGGGGATCTGGGCGGGCTTGCTGGACGGTCGCCGGTCCTCGCGGGCGTGGTGTTCGTCTGTGCGCTCGCGCTCGTGGGAATCCCGCCGCTGTCGGGCTTTTTCGGCAAGCTGCTGGTGTTCGACGTCGCGGTGCGGGCGGGGGCAGTCCCCGGATTAGTGCTGTTGATCGGCGGGACGGGCCTGACCATCGCCTACACGACGCGGGTGTGGAACCGCGCGTTCTGGGGCGATCCCTCGGCGGTGGTCGACGCTTCGAGCCCCGACCCCGTACAGTTGACCGTGTTGGTCGCCTTCGCGGTCGCGCTCGTCGCGGTCGGCATCGGGTTCGACCCGGTCTATCGCTTCGCCGACGCGGCCGCGACGGCCGCGACCGATCGGGGGGCGTATATCGATGCCGTCGACCTGACCGGGGGTGGAGGCGCATGA
- a CDS encoding sodium:proton antiporter → MTAFVLAAVVGTLFAAGTFLLLRRDVLHVVWGLTVLSQAANVYLMTMGGIVEPSGDAVPVLAGHGEHVPQTTDPLVQALVLTAIVISFAMTAFALVLTYRVYQEHHTLDLLEIGGEP, encoded by the coding sequence ATGACCGCGTTCGTCCTCGCGGCCGTGGTGGGAACGCTCTTTGCCGCCGGCACCTTCCTGTTGCTTCGCCGGGACGTCCTGCACGTCGTCTGGGGGCTGACGGTGCTCAGCCAGGCCGCGAACGTCTACCTCATGACGATGGGTGGCATCGTCGAGCCCTCGGGCGACGCCGTTCCCGTGCTGGCCGGCCACGGCGAGCACGTCCCCCAGACCACCGACCCGCTCGTCCAGGCGCTCGTCCTGACGGCCATCGTCATCAGCTTCGCCATGACCGCTTTCGCACTCGTGTTGACCTACCGCGTCTACCAGGAGCACCACACGCTGGATCTCTTGGAGATCGGGGGTGAGCCATGA
- a CDS encoding MnhB domain-containing protein → MTTVIMRTTARVVVPLILVVAVSLFLQGHNLPGGGFIGGVLATTAFALVYISYGLDFPRVLGHDLEPVADVLDDPIVVLYRRAFLLGLVIAIGGGLVPLLFDLPFLSQTYVILHDVPIYGEVEIASAVVFDLGVFLVVVGGFLTVLSVVGAE, encoded by the coding sequence GTGACGACGGTCATCATGCGGACGACCGCGCGGGTGGTCGTCCCGCTCATCCTCGTCGTCGCGGTTTCGCTGTTCCTCCAAGGTCACAACCTGCCCGGCGGCGGGTTCATCGGGGGCGTGCTCGCCACGACCGCGTTCGCGCTGGTCTACATCTCCTACGGGCTCGACTTCCCGCGCGTGCTGGGACATGATCTGGAGCCCGTCGCGGACGTCCTTGACGACCCGATCGTCGTCCTCTACCGCCGGGCCTTCCTGCTCGGGCTGGTGATCGCAATCGGCGGCGGGCTCGTCCCGCTGTTGTTCGATCTGCCCTTCCTCTCACAGACGTACGTGATCCTCCACGACGTCCCGATCTACGGCGAGGTCGAGATCGCGAGTGCGGTCGTGTTCGACCTCGGCGTGTTCCTCGTCGTCGTCGGCGGCTTCCTCACGGTCCTCTCGGTGGTGGGTGCCGAATGA
- the mbhE gene encoding hydrogen gas-evolving membrane-bound hydrogenase subunit E, whose translation MVSPVGPEVTVLAVCLPFAVAVLVPAVHRAVGERTGYVGAAVALACFGMLATQIGSEATVSIPWIPALEVSLRFHVDGWALLFALLASGIGALVFTYSVGYMYGEEGLVRYYAALLAFMGSILGVALSADLIALFLFWELTSVCSFLLIGHHTGEADSRYAARMAMIVTVGGGLFVLVGFLALFVASGSALGTETFSLVAMLEQPAAMRAALRDAGLFVPALFLLAVGAASKSAQIPLHFWLPNAMEAPTPVSAFLHSATMVKVGVYFIGRLRPLLESPEWMLLFATLGLATMAVTAILAVASTDIKELLAYSTASHLGLMVAAFGFTVPYGAEAGVFHLLNHALFKAPLFLIAGIIAHEAGTRRIDELGGLRRDLPVTALLTAVAALGMAGFPPFNGFYSKELLFEAAYEVAHTAGGLAWLYPVLAVFASVFTVLYSLRFLALFFGTRPDELGSIHHPPATLLVPPAVLVAVAAVVGIAPQFAVDSFVGWAVEPTALEAHEMHAGLPSSLTPPVAMSIITILAGLAAYPFYDRIRDGVRALTAAGPVRANWWYDAGLAGLESASARSIPAIQNGRLRTAVTWVLGATSALALAGYAATRVSLPAYDGLGVSLPTILVLVVAVSVALAVTRAPSHIAGVLTLSVLGVMIAVFYILASAPDLALTQLVVETLLLLVFLLVVEELPEFYGDLDSGRAVRDGLLSVGVGATVFLTVLLTTRSPPGGGDSIARYFAEQAVPEGGGTNIVNVILVDFRGFDTLGEITVVALAAIGVLALMSRRDRGDTA comes from the coding sequence ATGGTTTCGCCCGTCGGCCCGGAGGTGACGGTTCTCGCCGTCTGTCTGCCGTTCGCCGTCGCCGTGTTGGTTCCGGCGGTCCACCGGGCGGTCGGCGAGCGAACCGGCTACGTCGGGGCGGCTGTCGCGCTCGCGTGTTTCGGGATGCTAGCCACCCAGATCGGCTCGGAGGCGACCGTTTCGATCCCGTGGATCCCCGCCTTGGAGGTCTCGCTTCGATTTCACGTCGACGGCTGGGCGCTGCTGTTTGCCCTGCTCGCGAGCGGGATCGGCGCGCTGGTGTTCACCTACTCGGTGGGATATATGTACGGCGAGGAGGGACTGGTGCGGTACTACGCGGCGTTGCTCGCCTTCATGGGGTCGATCCTCGGAGTGGCGCTGTCGGCCGATCTGATCGCGCTCTTTCTGTTCTGGGAGCTCACGAGCGTCTGCTCGTTCCTGCTGATCGGCCACCACACCGGCGAGGCCGACTCGCGGTATGCCGCCCGGATGGCGATGATCGTCACGGTCGGGGGCGGGCTGTTCGTCCTCGTGGGCTTTCTCGCGCTGTTCGTCGCCTCCGGCAGCGCGCTCGGAACGGAGACGTTCTCGCTGGTGGCGATGCTCGAACAGCCCGCTGCGATGCGTGCGGCGCTTCGGGATGCGGGTCTGTTCGTCCCCGCGCTGTTCTTGCTCGCGGTCGGGGCGGCCTCCAAATCCGCACAGATACCCCTCCACTTCTGGCTGCCCAACGCCATGGAGGCGCCCACGCCCGTCTCGGCGTTTCTTCACTCGGCGACGATGGTGAAAGTCGGTGTCTACTTCATCGGACGGCTCAGGCCGCTCTTGGAGAGTCCCGAGTGGATGCTGTTGTTCGCAACCCTCGGTCTCGCGACGATGGCGGTCACCGCTATACTGGCGGTGGCCTCGACGGACATCAAGGAACTGCTCGCGTACTCGACGGCGAGCCACCTCGGGTTGATGGTCGCGGCGTTCGGGTTCACCGTACCCTATGGTGCCGAAGCCGGCGTCTTTCACCTGCTGAACCACGCCCTGTTCAAAGCGCCGCTGTTCCTGATCGCGGGGATCATCGCCCACGAGGCCGGCACCCGCCGGATCGACGAGTTGGGTGGGCTCCGGCGCGACCTCCCCGTGACGGCGCTCCTCACCGCCGTCGCGGCGCTCGGCATGGCCGGCTTTCCCCCCTTCAACGGATTTTACTCGAAGGAGTTGCTGTTCGAGGCGGCCTACGAGGTCGCCCACACCGCCGGCGGTCTGGCGTGGCTCTACCCCGTCCTCGCGGTGTTCGCGAGCGTCTTCACCGTGTTGTACTCGCTTCGATTCCTCGCGCTCTTCTTCGGAACGCGCCCCGACGAGTTGGGCTCGATCCACCACCCGCCCGCGACGTTGCTGGTCCCGCCCGCCGTCCTCGTGGCCGTCGCGGCCGTCGTCGGCATCGCTCCCCAGTTCGCGGTCGATAGCTTCGTCGGATGGGCGGTCGAGCCGACCGCACTGGAGGCTCACGAGATGCACGCCGGGCTCCCGAGCTCGCTCACCCCGCCGGTCGCGATGTCGATCATCACGATCCTCGCCGGGCTGGCCGCCTACCCGTTCTACGATCGGATCCGTGACGGCGTCCGGGCGCTCACCGCGGCCGGGCCGGTCCGCGCGAACTGGTGGTACGACGCCGGGCTGGCTGGTCTGGAATCCGCGAGCGCCCGGTCGATACCCGCGATCCAAAACGGGCGGTTACGGACGGCCGTGACGTGGGTGCTGGGTGCGACGAGCGCGCTCGCGCTCGCGGGTTACGCCGCGACGCGCGTCTCGCTGCCGGCCTACGACGGGCTCGGGGTGTCGCTGCCGACGATCCTCGTGCTGGTCGTCGCGGTGTCGGTCGCCCTCGCGGTGACGCGTGCGCCCTCGCACATCGCCGGCGTGCTCACCCTCTCGGTCCTCGGGGTGATGATCGCCGTCTTCTACATCCTCGCGAGCGCCCCGGACCTCGCGTTGACCCAGCTCGTCGTCGAGACGCTGTTGTTGCTCGTCTTCCTGCTGGTCGTCGAGGAGCTCCCCGAGTTCTACGGCGACCTCGATTCGGGTCGGGCCGTCCGCGACGGGCTGCTCTCGGTCGGCGTCGGCGCGACGGTCTTTCTCACCGTCTTGCTGACGACGCGCTCGCCGCCAGGGGGTGGTGACTCGATCGCGCGCTACTTCGCCGAACAGGCGGTCCCCGAGGGCGGCGGGACCAACATCGTCAACGTGATTCTCGTCGATTTCCGCGGGTTCGACACCCTCGGCGAGATCACGGTGGTCGCGCTCGCCGCCATCGGGGTGCTCGCGCTCATGAGCAGGCGCGACAGGGGTGACACTGCGTGA
- a CDS encoding DNA-methyltransferase, producing MRTEHTLRAADARDLALAEGSVDLVVTSPPYPMIEMWDEAFSSLDPEVEAALNAEEDDRAFELMHGVLDSVWDRLECVLREGGIACINVGDATRTVENTFQTYPNHVRITEAFRERGFVSLPGILWRKPTNSAAKFMGSGMVPTNAYPTLEHEHILVFRKGGPRRFEPHSEARYESAYFWEERNRWFSDLWSDVRGVDQRLDSETRERSGAFPFELPYRLINMFSVHCDTVCDPFWGTGTTTLAAMVAGRNSVGYELDPELIGRFDDRIEDLSTFSQEVLEGRLAAHREFVERVGADDLSYDATHYDFPVRTKQEREIRLYSVEGVGERGETDDNGSGYRVEYRPFEGSE from the coding sequence ATGCGGACCGAACACACCCTCCGCGCCGCCGACGCGCGGGACCTCGCGCTCGCCGAGGGGTCGGTCGATCTCGTCGTCACCTCGCCGCCGTACCCGATGATCGAGATGTGGGACGAGGCGTTTTCGAGCCTCGACCCCGAGGTCGAAGCCGCGCTCAACGCCGAGGAGGACGACCGGGCGTTCGAGCTGATGCACGGGGTGCTCGATTCGGTGTGGGACCGGCTCGAGTGTGTCCTCCGGGAGGGGGGGATCGCCTGCATCAACGTCGGCGACGCGACCCGCACGGTCGAGAACACGTTCCAGACCTACCCGAACCACGTCCGGATCACCGAGGCGTTTCGCGAGCGAGGGTTCGTCTCCCTGCCGGGCATCCTCTGGCGAAAGCCGACCAACAGCGCCGCGAAGTTCATGGGCTCGGGGATGGTGCCGACCAACGCCTACCCCACCCTCGAACACGAGCACATACTGGTCTTTCGCAAGGGCGGTCCCCGACGGTTCGAGCCCCACTCGGAGGCGCGCTACGAGAGCGCGTACTTCTGGGAGGAGCGAAACCGCTGGTTTTCGGACCTCTGGTCCGACGTAAGAGGGGTCGACCAGCGCCTCGACAGCGAGACCCGCGAGCGCTCGGGGGCGTTCCCGTTCGAACTACCCTACCGGCTCATCAACATGTTCTCGGTCCACTGCGATACGGTCTGTGATCCGTTCTGGGGGACCGGAACGACGACGCTCGCGGCGATGGTCGCCGGCCGGAACTCCGTGGGCTACGAACTCGATCCCGAACTGATCGGGCGGTTCGACGACCGAATCGAAGATCTGTCCACCTTCTCCCAGGAGGTGCTCGAAGGCCGACTCGCGGCTCACCGCGAGTTCGTCGAGCGGGTCGGGGCCGACGATCTCTCCTACGACGCCACCCACTACGACTTCCCCGTACGGACGAAACAGGAACGGGAGATCAGGCTGTACAGCGTCGAAGGAGTCGGAGAACGCGGGGAAACCGACGACAACGGTTCGGGCTATCGGGTCGAGTACCGCCCGTTCGAGGGAAGCGAGTGA
- a CDS encoding potassium channel family protein, whose protein sequence is MKFVIVGYGRVGMRTARILDEEGHEVVIVDNDPDKVKRAKNAGFEAVEGDGSDEGILEAVGIEDADAVGGLTGDLNTNFATCTIGNHHDCRTVMRIDNDYREDVYKQYADDVDEIVYPERLGAAGAKTALLGGDFNLVTDLTERLQLVTITVREGSPALGQRVTEVDLPDSARIYAHGANHEAMTIPLPRTTIETGDRVAVIVEQEGVEGVRTALLGTEEQVGA, encoded by the coding sequence ATGAAGTTCGTTATCGTTGGGTACGGTCGGGTCGGAATGCGGACCGCACGGATCCTCGACGAGGAGGGCCACGAGGTCGTGATCGTCGACAACGACCCGGACAAGGTCAAGCGGGCCAAAAACGCGGGATTCGAGGCGGTCGAGGGCGACGGCAGCGACGAGGGGATCCTCGAAGCCGTCGGAATCGAGGACGCCGACGCGGTCGGGGGGCTGACCGGCGACCTCAACACCAACTTCGCGACGTGTACCATCGGCAACCATCACGACTGTCGGACCGTCATGCGGATCGATAACGACTACCGCGAGGACGTCTACAAGCAGTACGCCGACGACGTCGACGAGATCGTCTACCCCGAACGCCTCGGCGCCGCGGGGGCAAAGACGGCGCTGTTGGGTGGGGATTTCAACCTCGTTACCGACCTCACCGAACGGCTGCAGCTCGTCACGATAACGGTCCGCGAGGGATCGCCCGCGCTCGGCCAGCGTGTCACTGAGGTCGACCTCCCCGATAGCGCACGGATCTACGCACACGGAGCGAACCACGAGGCGATGACGATCCCTCTTCCACGGACGACGATCGAAACGGGCGACCGGGTCGCCGTCATCGTCGAACAGGAGGGAGTCGAAGGGGTCAGGACGGCGCTTCTCGGAACCGAGGAACAGGTGGGCGCGTGA
- a CDS encoding DUF7384 family protein: protein MSEPDPTRIIADADVLAADLLAGGSAREAMDRVRSHSWLTLVATEPLFDDAQRIIAELADADLALAWRTTIETLAQVVDQPPDDHPALAAAYRGDAAQVLSFDEALASAETGAKLRPHVATSVRSPDAFLTVFDPERLYPAVEDGSYPGPDRDPRF, encoded by the coding sequence ATGAGCGAGCCCGATCCGACGCGAATCATCGCCGACGCGGACGTGCTCGCGGCGGATCTGCTCGCGGGTGGGTCGGCCCGCGAGGCGATGGACCGCGTCAGGAGCCACTCGTGGCTCACCCTCGTCGCCACCGAACCGCTGTTCGACGACGCCCAACGGATCATCGCGGAACTCGCCGACGCGGACCTCGCGCTCGCGTGGCGGACGACGATCGAAACCCTTGCACAGGTAGTCGACCAGCCGCCGGACGATCACCCCGCGCTCGCGGCCGCCTATCGGGGCGACGCCGCACAGGTGCTCTCGTTCGACGAGGCGCTCGCGAGCGCCGAGACGGGAGCGAAACTCAGACCGCACGTCGCGACGAGCGTCCGCTCGCCCGACGCCTTCCTCACCGTCTTCGACCCCGAACGGCTCTACCCGGCCGTCGAAGACGGATCCTACCCCGGTCCCGACCGGGACCCACGATTTTAG
- a CDS encoding XTP/dITP diphosphatase: protein MLRFVTSNAGKAREAAQYLPEEVERIEYDYPEIQSDSLAEIAAAGARDAYREISEPVFVDDSGLFIDAFDGFPGPYSSYVDEKLGIERVQALAAREENDRARFRSVVAYVDSGGVETFEGAVRGRIVPPRGSGGFGYDPIFEHRGQTFAEMDVEEKNAVSHRGRALAAFGDWLAER from the coding sequence ATGCTACGGTTCGTGACGAGCAACGCCGGCAAGGCCCGCGAGGCCGCCCAGTACCTCCCCGAGGAGGTCGAGCGGATCGAGTACGACTACCCGGAGATCCAGTCCGATAGTTTGGCGGAGATCGCTGCCGCGGGCGCACGCGACGCCTACCGCGAGATCAGCGAGCCGGTCTTCGTCGACGATTCGGGGCTGTTCATCGACGCATTCGACGGCTTTCCGGGACCTTATTCCTCGTACGTCGACGAGAAACTCGGCATCGAGCGCGTCCAGGCCCTCGCCGCCCGCGAAGAAAACGACCGGGCGCGGTTCCGGTCGGTCGTCGCCTACGTCGATAGTGGGGGGGTCGAAACGTTCGAGGGTGCGGTGCGCGGTCGGATCGTCCCGCCGCGGGGGTCGGGCGGCTTCGGCTACGATCCCATCTTCGAACACCGCGGACAGACGTTCGCGGAGATGGACGTCGAGGAGAAAAACGCCGTCTCCCACCGGGGGCGCGCGCTCGCGGCGTTCGGCGACTGGCTGGCAGAGCGGTAG
- a CDS encoding DUF5808 domain-containing protein: MAEKEDFGTLFGMPYNFERPSVGRLLSAYWQPGKGMLVEKPFGVGYTLNLASWRSWIVLLVAAVLLYNERSGTEEPEEADEEEPVEVIVDD; the protein is encoded by the coding sequence ATGGCCGAGAAAGAAGACTTCGGAACGTTGTTCGGCATGCCGTACAACTTCGAACGACCGAGCGTCGGGCGCCTGCTGTCGGCGTACTGGCAGCCGGGCAAAGGGATGCTCGTCGAGAAGCCGTTCGGCGTCGGCTACACGCTGAACCTCGCGAGCTGGCGCTCGTGGATCGTACTGCTCGTGGCCGCGGTCCTGCTCTACAACGAGCGAAGCGGTACCGAAGAGCCCGAGGAGGCCGACGAGGAGGAGCCGGTCGAGGTCATCGTCGACGACTGA